The Juglans microcarpa x Juglans regia isolate MS1-56 chromosome 8D, Jm3101_v1.0, whole genome shotgun sequence genomic sequence TTGCATTGTGCCTTGAAAGACACTGCTGATAACTGGGTGTTTCTTCATACGATCTGGTGGTATGTGTAAAAGAAGTTTATGGCGTAGTGTTGGCagtatttcatatttcaaaagaCTGTTCTTTTCTTCGCTTGGGAGAGAGGGGGCGGGGGTATAGTACAGAATTGGACTGGTGTTTGGGTATAGTACTACAGTTACAATGTAGGATGTaactgaaaataaatatgaatgtggattttagaaaaaaaatcttacattaGATATTTTAAAGTTTCTATAAAAGACACATTTCTTCTACTTATCTTAGTTACGTCAAACTGTGTTCTTAAATATCTTGGAATGGATATTGTTTTAGCCAATGGATTTGTTGATCAGTACAGTATATATGCAGtggattatttgtgaatgaattATGATTTGAGCAACATCTGGTCTTGTTTGAATAAGAGAAAATTTGATAGAAATTATTCTGATTAatattgcaaaagaagtatGGTAATCCCTTTTTTTGCATTAAGATTAACTTTCTGATCCCTACTCTCCCATTTTGTCACTGGTACAacctccttttttatttttttttcctcacaccGTTTTTTCTTGGTTTGCAGCTGTGGGACGTAAATATGGATAGCGGCCCAGTTGCAACTTTTCAGGTTCATGAATATTTAAGACCTAAGGTGACACATTCCTTTTCAAAGCCTCTATTAATGCTTATGATGTAAAATAGATCTGATGCATTTGTCATGgaatacaatttattttatttcattgctTTGATCAGCTGtgtgatttatatgaaaatgattctATCTTCGACAAATTTGAGTGCTGTCTAAGTGGAGATGGAATTCGTGTTGCAACAGGTTCCTACAGGTCTGCATAAATATACTTGCTTGGTCCTGTTTTACCACTATAATTAAAACCCTTGActactgataaaaataaaataaaacccttAACCATAATCTCTGCACTTCAACATTTGATGGAGTATTTTCCTATGATTCCAGCAATATGTTTCGCGTGTTTGGTTGTTCTGGAGGGAGCACTGAAACAACATTGGAGGCTAGCAAAAACCCTATGAGGTATTTTCTGAAAATGTATATCTTGCTATTTAGGTATATAACAATGGGAATATCTGTATCTGCACTTCAAAGTACTCTTATCTGTTTGAATGGTACCATTGATTGTCAAAAaatgattcttcttctttcatgtccgtgtacttgggctcttgcctactcttttgatcaataaaaatttgtttgccgataaaaaaatgaaaacatttcttctttcttttgtttcctttacatgtgattttaattatttcttgcaCTTCCAGGAGACAAATTCAAACACCATCAAGGCCTTCTAAATCTCTGGGCACTCTTCCCCGCGTTCTCAGGCTAGGAGGTATGCTCTTGCTCATGTTATAAGCTTTATACAGGTGTCTGCTGAACGTTGTTGTTATCTTCCCTACCAATTCAATTACTTGTACGTCATTTATTTGTTATGCTCAACATGTTCGGTTAACTTTTCTGCTAAGTTTCTCAGTTTAATTGATTTATGTTGAGGTTCAAAATCTCATGATGGTGAGTTTTGAGTCTATTCGGTTGATATATAATTTGTACGAGTTATGTAGTTCGTTTTAGGACCAATAGAACCCCCGGAAACTTATCTGTTGGGCACTTTCCTTGTGGTGTTTGTTTGTAATCTTGTTGTGATGTTCTTCTCTgcacatcaattttttttttttaaactgccACAGGAGCTGACACCTCTGGAGTTGACGTGAATGGAAGTTCATTTGATTTCACTACAAAGTTGCTACACTTAGCATGGCACCCGACTGAGAACTCACTTGCCTGTGCTGCTTCAAATAGCCTTTACATGTATTATGCCTGAAGATGGTACTGGAAGAAAGACTGTTTGCCTGACAAAGCTCTTATGGTTGCTTTGGCAAATGCTGCTTTGCCTTGCTCCCCAACCAGTAATGTCAAAGCTGCACCATTTTTTTTCAGAATACCTGACCCTAATAACCCTTGCCTTTCTCCAACAACCCTAGGATTCCTATCTACAATGTGGAAATTTTCGAAGGAAGTAACTAACCTTTTGCTACTGGCTAGCTTGGCTTCGCTGTTTCTCGATAGGCCGAAGAAAATGTGAGTTGCATTTCTGCAACCGAGACGAAGTGCGAGAAGATGTCCGTTCTGCTAGGTTTCACATCAATTGTGGGTCCTAAACTGAAAGCTAGGAGATGGAAATAATATGGGTCATCGATTCTTATTTCTTCTCCCTGGGGGCTTCAACCTTGTATGatctgaaattaaaattataggCTTCTGAAAATTTATCATGATTATTGCTGTCTTATATTTTCTAACCATTCTTTCTCCTCTTTCAGAATATGCTGATTTGTTGTGATCTTTGCCATTGTAATAGTATAGTTGGCTTAGGATAGAACACCTCATCTGTTGCAATTTTCCAACCCAAACATGTGGGGGGATTTTACAGATCTAGTTTTCTAAGGCCTTTACATTGTTAAATCAaggatttcttttgtttggtaCGGTCGGTTCTATCTTCATGCAttcttgttttttaaataaatggttgaaaaaacttttcattatttttttttttctcttggttTCCATCTTTATTCAATTTCCAGGCTTGGAAAGCTTGATGAGTGTTGGTTCTTCTGTAATCGAAATGTGCCCAAAAGGCATACTCCATAAAACCACATAATTAAgaacacaaaaacaaacaaggaaatcataaatattcagcccattaaaatctatagcagCTGTCTAAAGAAAGAGTATTGAAGCACGTTTTAAGCTTTGTCATTATTCCTTAATGGCCCTTAgattttataaatcatttccttcaaaatttttcataaatcatttcattttgaaATACACCACAGTGGACAAGAGGAGCTATCTTCCATGCAcaaatgatttgagagttaccCTATATCATTTCTAGTTAGTTTGTGGAGAAGGTGTCTTTTGCTCTTTTTTACACAAGTAGCACCAACCCACCACAATAaaggagctttttttttttttttgggtgaagaaCTTCCCTAGAAATAGGCAGTCCCAACGAAAAAGACTGCTCTTCAAAGTGTTTTAATTTGCTAAATATTCTTCCAAATAAAGGAGTTAGATCATTGTGttcattctaaaaaaataaaaaaaagaagaaaaagaagaagtcaTGTTCCACAAATTAATGCACAAGAAACTTCCCTAAAATTAAGCTGTATGGACGGATTTCATGTCCTGTCGATTTGCCTGCCTCTTTAATTAAGAACTTCGCTTGAATTATGTGATTGGCGTATTGTGCAGAAACGTGGTTGGTTTAGAAACGCCGATAACCCATCCAAGTTCATTGCCGCGCAATAAATATTGTTGATTAAGGAGACTCGAGATAAGgcccaaaatatttctttcgagttttttttttttttttgagagttTTAAGTGCAGACCGAGTTACAAATAAAATGGATTTCATAGCATTTCTTGctgtctatataaatattttaaacaatattaaatgaataataaatattatagggcTCATTTCATATCTCACTCTTTCTCCTACTTTagactctctttttttttttttttttttgaaagatccTACTTTAAGCTCTTGAGTTGAACAAGAATATGAGAAAACTATTGAGATTTGTGGAGCCTTTCTCAGTCTGCTCAAGTCTCATTTGACAGATAGCTCGAGCGAAGACTAGGCAGAGAGTTCGCTCGTCACTCGCTCCACAGATGACTCTAGTAAAGGTCAGCCAGAGAGTTCGTTCGATGCGTACTGGACATGCCACTCGAGtgaatatcataaaaaattagaaattaggATTTCTGCCATATAACCTTATAAACATGTATTTTAAATACTGTGGTCGTACGATGTGCATAGTAATACACCCCAAACAATGTACCTTATGATCTcgtaattaataaaattctctACAGCTCTATAGACGTAGGCACgttgccaaaccacgtaaaaTTTGTATCATATGATTAATTGCTTGGTTATTTcttgttcatattttatttattgtcatcgtttttaataacaaaaacGTTGATCCAGATAATGTCAAGACTATTGCTGAGATCCTTTAGAAGCATAATTTCCATCCACCTTATTCCCAACCACTTTTTTGTTCAATGAAAGtgtattcatttgaaaaaaaaaaaaagcttatttGCATGAATAacaatagatattttaataaaaagaaatgacatTTGTAGtcatagaataataaaatgtaCAAGTATTGTGcatgtcttttaaaaaaatgagtaaatttgtgacatatataaaaaaaattaattgtttaatggtagactctatttttttttaaatgagtataTGATGTTTATACAATCTAtaactgtatttaacattactcttattagTCTCTCATTGTcatgatatttatgaaaatttgaatgaTAACTTTTATGCTTGtatttttagaaataagatGATCTTTGATTGTAAAAGATATTTGACTTttaaggttttgtttgtttatataaattttatcatctcatttaattattataattttttaataaaatataataaataatttaaaatttttaaaaatttaaatataaataatattaaaaaataatattataataatattttaacttttaatttttatgttattaaatctcattttaattacgaACGAGGAGATGAAGTACCCAAACGTCCCCTCAAGGTTCTGCTGTTGTACCATTTATAAATCAGATAGTTGTAGTAGGTTGATCCGTAAAATCTATAGTTGGCCTGCCCCTGTCTGTGTCGCTCTCTTCGTCTCTTTGAGCTTGGCCATGGCTCTCCTGACACGAACTGCGAGGCGCCTTCCGCTGTCGCTCTCGGCTCAGCGTGTCCTCTCCCTCCACACCAccctcccttccctctcttCGAGCGCCAGCCCCAGCCCCACTCCTTATGCGCGGGCTCCACCCCCTTCGGCCTCTCACTCTCCAGCAGGCCTCTCCAAGGCCGCGGAGTTCGTGATCTCCAAGGTAGACGATCTCATGAACTGGGCACGCCGCGGTTCCATCTGGCCCATGACCTTTGGTCTCGCCTGCTGCGCCGTCGAGATGATGCACACCGGCGCCGCCCGCTACGATCTTGATCGCTTCGGAATCATCTTCCGCCCCAGCCCTCGCCAGTCCGATTGCATGATCGTCGCCGGCACTCTCACCAATAAGATGGCCCCCGCTCTCCGCAAGTACGTTTTCTTTCCCCTGATTTTTTTGGATTCCTTTATTCTTGTCAGTtctctgtttttccttttttttttttttttttttttttttttttttttttttttccatagaaaACGAGATATGTGAGATCTTTATTGGTTTCGTCTCATTTTAAATTCTTCACTCAGTATCTTCTAATAGGTTATTATTCTTATGTAAATGTTGGATTCGTTTAGATTCTTAGGGTTTTACTATTGATCTGGGATTGGGGTGTCTTCCGTGGCTAATGCATTTGAAGGCACTGAGAATTATTCCGCGCACGAGAACTTGGTAATCGAAGAGGACGTGACTAATGCCCAAGATTCGATTTTCAATTACTCGCGTTAATTTCTTTAGCAACTGTTACTGTTGCGATTACCATTTTTGCGTACTTTTCCAGTTAACTGATCTTAGGGAGATTGATTTGTGAAAGACAGAGTGATTAGGCTCGTGGATCCTCTCCTCGTGTACCTTTTTGTCAAATGAGATGGAGAAGGTTTGCTACATCCTGGTTGATAGGGATTGTGATTTCAGAGTAAGGTGGATAATTCATGGGTATTTGATCCTCTGTTTTGATTACTTTTTTGTTGATATTAgtatagagtaatgctactagATACAGTCCTAGGATGTGCAAACCATGTCGTTTAGGAAAAAAGTGAGGTTCATCGTTAAAAAAATGACCTAGATTTACCctcttttttcaaagggagcaATGTAATTGCGCGTGGCTTGCATACTCTAGGAccatatcatttctcattagtATAATTAGGACATGGCATGATGTCAATGGAGGCTTATATGCAAAGGATTAGTAGAGTAATCATTTATATGGGGTAAGGGGTTTAGAAGGTCAGAGATGGTAGGGGCTCAATTGGTACCGTTGTGCTGTGGAAAGAACTTCATGACATGGTTGTGAATCATATTAGATATTGGATAAGGTGGATATGAACTGCAAAGAAAGTAGATTCGCCATTCTGAAGGACTAATGAGTGAAGTGGTTTATGAATGACTATTTAAAATACCAATCATTAAGTGAGCAAGTTGAATGTGTATGGcatgaatatttttgttcaaaagaTGACTTTAAATCATAGGAAGCATATGACAGTTTCTTTAACCACAAACATTTAAGCTTGGTTGATCTTGGCTTTGCAGTGTTTGGGCTTGTTCTGAAGGATAGCTGAACCTACTTGTATGAATTATGAGACacttattcttttaaaagagtGTACTTTGCCATTTTCTCACAGTGCCTATTTTCCtttctgaaaattttctttatttgggAATGTATTCTAAGGAGGTTGTGGTAATAAGATTGTTTTTGATGAGTAACGCTTAGAGAAGATTTTGCAAGATTCGCAAGTACTGATAAAGCAGTGTTTGAGGCTTTGCAGTCAATATTTTAGTTGCACGATCACACTTTTACAGAGTCAAGCTTTAACTTACCTAACTTTACGCTCTATAAAGTGATTTGACATCATAAAAATACCTCATGTAACACCCGGACTTTTGAGGTTTCTAATTTAGGAAAGTTAGggtttctatttttaaagaGTGAGTTAGGGTAATTAGGCCCAAGCCCAAGTATTATCCTTGCTAAACCCATACAGCCCATGAAAGTGAGcccacatgtttttttttttaattggtaaacaaaattttattgatcataagaataggcagcCCACATATGTTATACCCGAAATCTACTTGCTACATGTCTAGTTGCAAGCACAAGTCTAGTCCTACTTCAACTACAAGTCACCAATTCCTACTCTAACTACAACTCCTAAGGCAAACACAACTCCTGAGGCAGCCACAACTCTTGAggcaaacaatttctaaggcAACCACAACTCTTAGGGCAACTATGACTCCAAATCACATTCAAACACTCCACTAGACCCACAACACTAGGACTACCTGTGAT encodes the following:
- the LOC121243366 gene encoding NADH dehydrogenase [ubiquinone] iron-sulfur protein 7, mitochondrial produces the protein MALLTRTARRLPLSLSAQRVLSLHTTLPSLSSSASPSPTPYARAPPPSASHSPAGLSKAAEFVISKVDDLMNWARRGSIWPMTFGLACCAVEMMHTGAARYDLDRFGIIFRPSPRQSDCMIVAGTLTNKMAPALRKVYDQMPEPRWVISMGSCANGGGYYHYSYSVVRGCDRIVPVDIYVPGCPPTAEALLYGLLQLQKKINRRKDFLHWWTK